A single window of Sphingobacteriales bacterium DNA harbors:
- a CDS encoding peptide MFS transporter, giving the protein MSLDVIVIVVGSIFCSLMIFFVYFTNRDIQPKQLFLLFFTEMWERFSFYGMRALLILYMTNVLLFKDKESNLMYGAYNALVYITPLFGGIIADRILGFRKSIIFGGIMMAIGHLVLAIPIEQTFFLGLGFLIIGNGFFKPNISSFLGKYYEENDKRRDAGYAIFYMGINVGGFLGSAICGYLGQKISWHLGFGVAGIFMIIGLITFLLNRKMLEGKGESSNLELLNSKSFVGINWEKTIYIGALLSVAIAVEIVLYNNVTQVIFGIVGIITIAYILFVASIEEHKPMQMLWAALTMIIFSTLFWAFYEQAGGSLNLMAERNVDMNVGGTKLSSAMVNNSINPFYIIVLTPIFALMWSWLDKRNLKPNDPVKFGLSFIFLAIGYYAFVEGGTKGLATGYMPLIYFCIGYFFITVGELFISPIGLSMVTKLSPAKIVGFMMGTWFLASAFGHELAGWIGSKMAIPETNIDGTPFTVVQSLPIYLEGCKEIAIISVIAAIVIIPSSLIIKKWMHGVK; this is encoded by the coding sequence ATGAGTTTAGATGTTATTGTTATTGTAGTTGGTTCAATTTTTTGTAGCTTAATGATATTCTTCGTTTATTTTACAAATAGAGACATCCAACCCAAACAACTTTTTTTATTGTTTTTTACAGAAATGTGGGAGCGTTTTTCATTTTATGGAATGCGTGCCTTACTCATTTTGTATATGACAAATGTTTTATTATTTAAAGACAAAGAAAGTAATTTAATGTATGGTGCGTACAATGCGTTAGTATACATCACACCATTATTTGGTGGCATCATTGCAGATAGAATATTGGGTTTCAGGAAATCAATCATTTTTGGTGGAATAATGATGGCAATAGGTCATCTCGTTTTAGCTATTCCAATTGAGCAAACATTCTTCTTAGGTTTAGGATTTTTAATCATTGGGAATGGATTTTTCAAACCAAATATCTCAAGCTTTCTAGGAAAATATTACGAAGAGAATGATAAAAGGAGAGATGCAGGCTACGCTATATTTTATATGGGAATTAATGTAGGTGGATTTCTTGGCAGTGCAATCTGTGGTTATTTAGGACAAAAAATTAGTTGGCATTTGGGTTTTGGTGTAGCAGGAATATTTATGATAATTGGGTTGATAACATTTCTACTAAATAGAAAAATGTTAGAAGGCAAAGGCGAAAGTTCAAACCTAGAATTATTAAACTCCAAATCTTTTGTAGGAATAAATTGGGAGAAAACAATTTATATTGGTGCATTACTCTCAGTTGCTATTGCAGTAGAAATTGTACTATATAATAATGTTACACAAGTCATTTTCGGAATTGTAGGTATTATCACCATTGCATACATTTTATTTGTTGCATCAATAGAAGAACACAAACCAATGCAGATGCTGTGGGCAGCACTAACCATGATTATTTTTTCAACACTGTTTTGGGCATTTTATGAACAAGCAGGTGGTTCATTAAATCTGATGGCAGAACGAAATGTAGATATGAATGTTGGAGGAACTAAGCTTTCTTCTGCAATGGTCAATAATTCAATAAATCCATTTTACATCATTGTGCTTACACCAATATTCGCATTAATGTGGAGTTGGTTAGACAAACGTAATCTAAAACCAAACGACCCAGTAAAATTTGGACTTTCATTCATATTCTTAGCAATTGGTTATTATGCATTTGTAGAAGGTGGCACAAAAGGATTAGCAACAGGATACATGCCATTAATATATTTTTGTATCGGATATTTTTTTATTACAGTTGGCGAGTTGTTTATTTCTCCAATTGGCTTATCAATGGTTACAAAATTATCACCAGCAAAAATTGTAGGATTTATGATGGGTACATGGTTTTTGGCTTCCGCATTTGGTCACGAGTTAGCAGGATGGATAGGTTCAAAAATGGCAATTCCAGAAACCAATATAGATGGTACACCATTTACTGTCGTACAATCATTACCAATATATTTAGAAGGATGTAAGGAAATAGCCATTATTTCTGTTATTGCAGCAATCGTTATCATACCAAGCTCATTAATAATAAAGAAATGGATGCATGGTGTTAAATAA
- a CDS encoding flippase-like domain-containing protein, with protein MKNIISNKYVNFIIKCAIIIFLFVVLYYQIYKNANFSEAVLHVKNSITSNYHILIVVFLLMIVNWSLETIKWKFLIDRFHHISWMDAIEGILFGITFSLFTPSRIGEFGGRVFALQNDRLQAIVSTLLGSATQIVVNISLGTFGFVLFLLYESQIEIIYLFGVIFMVLLLISLAHLCLYNIDYLVNKFPHNSKLKNYLKYIDIIKLYNAKDIFKIEFLSVLKYLVYVFQFMLLIYFFDIEIKFSVLLISTISMFFLQTINPLNIALIDFGFRGNVALFIFSKYTSNNLDILAATIILWFINLIIPAIFGGISALRFKFITEK; from the coding sequence TTGAAGAATATAATAAGCAATAAATATGTGAATTTTATAATAAAATGTGCCATAATCATATTCTTATTTGTGGTGCTTTATTATCAAATATATAAGAATGCAAATTTCTCAGAAGCAGTCTTACACGTAAAAAATTCTATAACATCTAATTACCATATATTAATCGTAGTATTTCTTCTTATGATTGTAAATTGGAGTTTGGAAACAATTAAATGGAAATTTCTAATTGATAGATTTCATCACATTTCATGGATGGACGCAATTGAAGGTATATTGTTTGGAATAACTTTTTCATTATTCACACCAAGTAGAATAGGCGAGTTTGGCGGACGTGTATTTGCATTGCAAAATGATAGATTGCAAGCAATAGTGTCTACATTATTAGGCAGTGCAACTCAGATTGTGGTCAATATTTCTTTAGGTACCTTTGGTTTTGTTTTGTTTCTATTGTACGAATCACAAATTGAAATAATCTATCTATTTGGAGTAATATTTATGGTTTTATTACTTATCTCATTAGCACATTTATGCTTGTATAATATTGATTACTTAGTAAATAAATTTCCACATAATAGCAAACTCAAAAATTACCTAAAATACATAGATATAATTAAGTTGTACAATGCTAAAGATATTTTCAAAATAGAATTTTTATCAGTTCTAAAATATTTAGTGTATGTTTTTCAATTTATGTTGCTAATATATTTTTTTGATATTGAAATTAAATTTTCTGTACTATTAATTTCTACAATAAGTATGTTTTTTTTGCAAACTATCAATCCATTAAATATTGCATTGATAGATTTTGGATTCAGAGGCAACGTAGCACTTTTTATTTTCAGCAAATACACTTCAAATAATTTAGATATTTTGGCAGCAACAATTATTTTATGGTTTATTAATTTAATAATTCCTGCTATCTTTGGTGGCATCTCAGCATTGAGGTTCAAATTTATTACAGAAAAATAA
- the ruvC gene encoding crossover junction endodeoxyribonuclease RuvC produces the protein MTSKSTITILGIDPGTKITGYGIISSNTRHAELLLIGSIYTEKYDDHYDKLSRIYDEVLQIINIYKPDVLAIEAPFYANNVQSMLKLGRAQGMAIAAALSKKIPVQEYSPKKIKQSITGNGNAAKEQVAAMLCQILKTDALPKQLDATDGLAVAMCHHFSLYGLQNTTTKKYSGWQSFIKDNPKRII, from the coding sequence ATGACTTCAAAAAGTACAATTACAATATTAGGCATAGATCCTGGAACAAAAATTACAGGATATGGCATTATTAGTTCTAATACAAGACATGCTGAATTGCTCTTAATTGGAAGTATCTACACAGAAAAATATGATGACCACTATGATAAATTGAGCAGAATATATGATGAAGTTTTACAAATCATCAATATATACAAACCTGATGTTTTGGCAATTGAAGCACCATTTTATGCAAACAACGTACAGTCTATGCTAAAATTAGGCAGAGCACAAGGCATGGCAATTGCTGCTGCATTGTCCAAAAAAATTCCTGTACAAGAATATTCTCCAAAAAAAATAAAACAAAGTATAACTGGAAATGGAAATGCAGCAAAAGAACAAGTGGCTGCCATGCTGTGTCAAATTTTAAAAACTGATGCATTGCCCAAACAATTAGATGCAACTGATGGTTTGGCTGTTGCTATGTGTCATCATTTTTCATTGTATGGTTTACAAAATACAACTACAAAAAAATACTCAGGTTGGCAATCATTTATTAAAGACAATCCAAAAAGAATAATATAA